Proteins co-encoded in one Acipenser ruthenus chromosome 3, fAciRut3.2 maternal haplotype, whole genome shotgun sequence genomic window:
- the LOC117435684 gene encoding ADP-ribosylation factor-like protein 4A: MGNGLSEQRPILSSFPSFQAFHIAILGLDCAGKTTVLYRLQFNEFVNTVPTKGFNTEKIKVTLGSSRTVTFHFWDVGGQEKLRPLWKSYTRCTDGIIFVVDSVDAERMEEAKTELHKITKISENQGVPVLVIANKQDLRNSLTLLEIEKLLALHELSSSTPWHLQATCAIIGDGLREGLEKLYEMIVKRRKMLRQQKKKR, from the coding sequence ATGGGGAACGGATTATCAGAACAGAGGCCCATTTTGTCAAGTTTTCCGTCTTTTCAGGCTTTCCATATTGCTATTCTGGGCTTGGACTGTGCAGGGAAAACCACAGTGTTGTATCGACTACAGTTCAATGAATTTGTTAACACTGTCCCGACAAAAGGATTTAACACCGAAAAAATCAAAGTAACACTAGGAAGTTCCAGAACAGTGACTTTCCACTTCTGGGATGTGGGCGGCCAGGAGAAGTTAAGACCTCTGTGGAAATCATACACAAGGTGCACTGATGGCATCATTTTTGTAGTAGACTCTGTAGATGCAGAAAGGATGGAAGAGGCCAAAACAGAATTGCATAAAATAACAAAGATATCTGAAAACCAAGGCGTACCCGTTCTAGTAATCGCAAACAAACAGGACCTAAGGAATTCATTAACTCTTTTAGAGATTGAAAAACTGTTAGCACTACATGAACTAAGTTCCTCCACCCCTTGGCACCTGCAAGCCACATGTGCAATCATAGGGGATGGACTCAGAGAAGGACTGGAGAAACTTTATGAAATGATTGTAAAACGGAGAAAGATGTTAAGGCAGCAGAAAAAGAAAAGATGA